One genomic region from Deltaproteobacteria bacterium encodes:
- the fni gene encoding type 2 isopentenyl-diphosphate Delta-isomerase produces the protein MPTKKSAPRVTPPPPPPEALTASPSRDRKDAHLAIAAGGEAAFQQTTTLLEEVGLVHQALPERALDEISLRTPLLGKTLEAPLLIGAMTGGTPEAGEINRALAEVAAETGVGLCLGSQRPMLDDPALASTYQVREVAPEILLLANLGAMQAAELPPERVEELIAGVGADAIMIHLNPAQELMQPEGDRDFRGALAGIQRLAHSLPVPVVVKETGCGLSAETGEALLRAGVTLVEVAGAGGTSWPRVEAARAPGRAGLLSSLGEWGIPTAASLVLQPEGLACIAGGGLRDALDLARALALGAVAGSFAQPALRHLREGGPAALSRWIAEMKEALAGLCLLTGCGQVQDLARAPRILGPRLHAWQQLRARPR, from the coding sequence ATGCCGACCAAGAAGTCAGCCCCGAGGGTCACCCCGCCTCCACCGCCGCCCGAGGCCCTCACCGCCTCGCCCAGCCGGGACCGCAAGGACGCTCACCTGGCGATCGCGGCCGGGGGCGAGGCCGCCTTCCAGCAGACGACCACCCTCCTCGAGGAGGTCGGGCTGGTCCACCAGGCCCTCCCCGAGCGGGCGCTGGACGAGATCTCCCTGCGCACCCCCCTCCTGGGCAAGACCCTCGAGGCGCCGCTGCTGATCGGCGCGATGACCGGCGGCACGCCCGAGGCCGGGGAGATCAACCGGGCGCTGGCCGAGGTGGCGGCCGAGACCGGCGTGGGCCTCTGCCTGGGCAGCCAGCGCCCGATGCTGGACGATCCCGCCCTGGCCTCGACCTACCAGGTGAGGGAGGTGGCGCCGGAGATCCTCCTGCTGGCGAACCTCGGCGCGATGCAGGCGGCCGAGCTCCCCCCCGAGCGGGTGGAGGAGCTGATCGCCGGGGTCGGCGCGGACGCCATCATGATCCACCTCAACCCGGCCCAGGAGCTGATGCAGCCCGAGGGGGACCGCGACTTCCGCGGGGCCCTCGCGGGCATCCAGCGCCTGGCCCACTCCCTCCCGGTGCCCGTGGTGGTCAAGGAGACCGGCTGCGGGCTCTCGGCCGAGACAGGCGAGGCCCTGCTGCGGGCCGGCGTGACGCTGGTCGAGGTCGCGGGCGCCGGCGGGACGAGCTGGCCCCGGGTCGAGGCCGCCCGGGCCCCCGGCCGCGCCGGTCTCCTCTCCAGCCTCGGCGAGTGGGGCATCCCCACGGCCGCCTCGCTCGTCCTGCAGCCCGAGGGGCTCGCCTGCATCGCCGGCGGCGGGCTGCGCGACGCCCTCGATCTCGCGCGGGCCCTGGCCCTCGGCGCGGTGGCCGGCAGCTTCGCCCAGCCCGCGCTGCGACACCTGCGCGAGGGCGGCCCGGCCGCCCTCTCCCGGTGGATCGCAGAGATGAAGGAGGCCCTCGCCGGCCTCTGCCTCCTCACCGGCTGCGGCCAGGTCCAGGATCTGGCCCGGGCTCCGCGGATCCTCGGACCCCGGCTCCATGCGTGGCAGCAGCTTCGCGCCCGGCCTCGATGA
- the mvk gene encoding mevalonate kinase, whose amino-acid sequence MSGVGHGKAILLGEHAVVEGAPALVSALPEGVIVEAGPGAPRLEIEVPGWSMHVRNGDPGLPGEALAALCAALVEDGLPPEALEVKLSVEARIPDRAGVGSSAALAVGLARALAERAEYAPLLEEGADARLEAIVAASEAVFHGRASGVDAAVAVHGGVGLFQPGRGFSPLTPGVPASLVVAHTGPKPPTREAVEHVRQRCRASAEARRALQRLGDLAEAGEELLRAGDLRALGEAMDEAQHHLAFFDLSTPDLDAAVAAARAAGALGAKLTGAGGGGCIVALCPVGEERPVAESLERRCPWVGSFPCEEKR is encoded by the coding sequence ATGAGCGGCGTCGGCCACGGCAAGGCGATCCTCCTGGGCGAGCACGCGGTGGTGGAGGGCGCCCCCGCCCTCGTCTCCGCCCTCCCCGAGGGTGTGATCGTCGAGGCCGGCCCCGGCGCCCCCCGACTGGAGATCGAGGTGCCCGGCTGGTCGATGCACGTCCGCAACGGAGATCCCGGCCTGCCCGGCGAGGCCCTCGCCGCCCTCTGCGCGGCCCTCGTCGAGGACGGGCTGCCCCCGGAGGCGCTGGAGGTGAAGCTCTCGGTCGAGGCCCGCATCCCCGATCGCGCCGGGGTCGGCTCCTCCGCGGCGCTCGCCGTGGGGCTGGCCCGGGCCCTGGCCGAGCGGGCCGAGTACGCCCCCCTCCTCGAGGAGGGAGCCGACGCGCGGCTGGAGGCGATCGTCGCGGCGAGCGAGGCCGTCTTCCACGGCCGAGCCTCGGGGGTGGACGCGGCGGTGGCCGTGCACGGCGGTGTCGGGCTCTTCCAGCCGGGGCGGGGCTTCTCGCCCCTCACCCCCGGCGTCCCGGCCTCCCTGGTCGTCGCCCACACCGGACCCAAGCCTCCCACGCGGGAGGCCGTCGAGCACGTGCGCCAGCGCTGCCGCGCGAGCGCCGAGGCGCGCCGGGCCCTGCAGCGGCTGGGCGACCTGGCCGAGGCCGGCGAGGAGCTGCTGCGCGCGGGCGACCTGCGAGCGCTGGGTGAGGCGATGGACGAGGCGCAGCACCACCTCGCCTTCTTCGATCTCTCCACCCCCGATCTCGACGCCGCCGTCGCCGCGGCCCGGGCGGCCGGCGCGCTGGGAGCCAAGCTCACCGGCGCCGGCGGGGGGGGATGCATCGTGGCGCTGTGCCCGGTAGGAGAGGAGCGCCCGGTGGCCGAGAGCCTGGAGCGGCGCTGCCCCTGGGTGGGTTCTTTCCCCTGTGAGGAGAAGAGATGA
- the mvaD gene encoding diphosphomevalonate decarboxylase gives MNVRDAQRPAAVTARACSNVALVKYWGKVDQAHRVPATGSLSVTLGGLTTETTVAFSQKKGDDLVVLDGRSSEGREGARVAAFLDRIRSLALEQGVELGAASVRTANFFPTAAGLASSASGFAALAGAALEAAGLEASHEELANLARLGSASAARSIHGGFVELVPFEGGGGAWDARVAQVAGPKHWDLRVLVTVVDAGYKPLGSTPAMARTEATSPYYDGWLATWGADLKECRQAIESRDLERLASVCEHSALKLHALTMTSRPPVLFLRGPSLELMHEVWALRHSGTLCAFTADAGPNVKVICEPDDEATVQAALLSVRGVQSVRSSPVGGPIEIVHHEVDPSAVWERPEG, from the coding sequence ATGAACGTTCGTGATGCGCAGCGACCGGCGGCCGTGACCGCGCGGGCCTGCTCCAACGTCGCGCTGGTGAAGTACTGGGGCAAGGTCGATCAGGCCCACCGCGTCCCCGCCACCGGCTCGCTCTCGGTCACCCTCGGCGGCCTCACCACCGAGACCACCGTCGCCTTCTCCCAGAAGAAGGGCGACGACCTGGTGGTGCTCGACGGCCGCAGCTCGGAGGGCCGGGAGGGCGCGCGGGTCGCCGCCTTCCTCGATCGGATCCGCAGCCTCGCCCTCGAGCAGGGCGTCGAGCTGGGCGCGGCCTCGGTGCGGACCGCGAACTTCTTCCCCACCGCCGCCGGCCTGGCCTCCTCGGCCTCGGGCTTCGCCGCCCTCGCCGGGGCGGCGCTGGAGGCGGCCGGCCTCGAGGCCTCCCACGAGGAGCTGGCCAACCTCGCGCGCCTCGGCTCGGCCAGCGCGGCCCGGAGCATCCACGGCGGCTTCGTCGAGCTGGTGCCCTTCGAGGGGGGAGGCGGCGCCTGGGACGCCCGGGTGGCGCAGGTCGCCGGGCCCAAGCACTGGGATCTGCGGGTGCTGGTGACGGTGGTGGACGCCGGCTACAAGCCCCTGGGCTCGACCCCCGCGATGGCCCGCACCGAGGCGACCTCTCCCTACTACGACGGGTGGCTCGCCACCTGGGGCGCCGACCTCAAGGAGTGCCGGCAGGCCATCGAGTCCCGGGACCTCGAGCGCCTCGCCTCGGTCTGCGAGCACTCCGCCCTCAAGCTGCACGCCCTCACCATGACCTCTCGCCCGCCGGTGCTCTTCCTGCGCGGCCCCTCCCTCGAGCTGATGCACGAGGTCTGGGCGCTGCGGCACAGCGGGACCCTCTGCGCCTTCACCGCCGACGCCGGACCCAACGTGAAGGTGATCTGCGAGCCCGACGACGAGGCGACGGTGCAGGCCGCCCTGCTCTCGGTGCGCGGCGTGCAGTCGGTCCGCTCCTCGCCGGTGGGGGGCCCCATCGAGATCGTCCACCACGAGGTCGACCCCTCCGCGGTGTGGGAGCGGCCCGAGGGATGA
- a CDS encoding hydroxymethylglutaryl-CoA reductase, degradative has protein sequence MKTKRTARLPGFYRLSLDERLSRLVETGWLTEEEALAVGGPGAAGGFDRQIADGMSENVIGVHGLPLGICLNLRIDGVDRVAPMAVEEPSVVAAASNAARLVREGGGFEVETTEAVMAAQVQIIHVREPTAATHRIAAEAPALLEAANALMPRMVARGGGARGLETRILQGPEGRPSDTVCVHLLVDCLDAMGANLLNTVAEGLAPRLAALAGGEPGLRILSNYADRRLVRVSCRIPPEALRSEAWPDGGLVRDRIVSASRFAEMDPYRAVTHNKGLMNGIDAVLLATGQDWRQAEAAAHAYAARQGSYGPLAVWRAGRDGFLEGLAELPLAVGTVGGALRAHPGVRLGHRLARVSDARDLAGLAASVGLASNLAALKALATEGIQRGHMGLHARTVAIEVGATGDEILQVAARLQDEMCFELERARAILAEVRGE, from the coding sequence GTGAAGACGAAGCGCACCGCCCGCCTCCCTGGCTTCTATCGGCTCTCGCTCGACGAGCGCCTCTCGCGCCTGGTCGAGACCGGCTGGCTGACCGAGGAGGAGGCGCTGGCCGTCGGAGGCCCGGGCGCCGCGGGGGGCTTCGATCGGCAGATCGCCGACGGGATGAGCGAGAACGTCATCGGCGTGCACGGCCTCCCCCTGGGGATCTGCCTGAACCTGCGCATCGATGGCGTCGACCGCGTCGCGCCGATGGCGGTCGAGGAGCCCTCGGTGGTGGCGGCCGCCTCCAACGCGGCCCGGCTGGTCCGGGAGGGCGGCGGCTTCGAGGTGGAGACCACCGAGGCCGTGATGGCGGCCCAGGTCCAGATCATCCACGTCCGGGAGCCCACGGCGGCGACCCACCGCATCGCCGCCGAGGCGCCGGCCCTCCTCGAGGCCGCCAACGCGCTGATGCCGCGCATGGTCGCCCGGGGCGGAGGGGCCCGCGGCCTGGAGACCCGGATCCTCCAGGGACCCGAGGGCCGCCCCTCGGACACGGTCTGCGTCCACCTCCTGGTGGACTGCCTGGACGCCATGGGCGCCAACCTCCTCAACACGGTCGCCGAGGGGCTGGCCCCGCGCCTCGCCGCGCTCGCCGGGGGCGAGCCGGGCCTGCGCATCCTCTCGAACTACGCCGACCGCCGCCTGGTGCGGGTCAGCTGCCGGATCCCTCCCGAGGCCCTCCGGAGCGAGGCGTGGCCCGACGGCGGCCTGGTCCGCGACCGGATCGTGAGCGCCTCCCGCTTCGCCGAGATGGACCCCTACCGGGCGGTCACCCACAACAAGGGTCTGATGAACGGCATCGACGCCGTGCTCCTGGCCACCGGTCAGGACTGGCGGCAGGCCGAGGCCGCGGCCCACGCCTACGCCGCCCGTCAGGGCAGCTACGGCCCCCTCGCCGTGTGGCGCGCGGGCCGGGACGGCTTCCTCGAGGGCCTGGCCGAGCTCCCCCTGGCGGTCGGCACCGTCGGCGGCGCGCTGCGCGCCCACCCCGGCGTCCGGCTGGGGCACCGCCTCGCCCGGGTGAGCGACGCCCGCGACCTGGCCGGGCTCGCCGCCAGCGTCGGCCTCGCCAGCAACCTGGCGGCCCTCAAGGCCCTCGCCACCGAGGGCATCCAGCGCGGCCACATGGGCCTGCACGCCCGCACCGTGGCGATCGAGGTCGGCGCGACCGGCGACGAGATCCTCCAGGTCGCCGCGCGGCTGCAGGACGAGATGTGCTTCGAGCTCGAGCGCGCCCGGGCGATCCTCGCCGAGGTGCGCGGCGAGTAG
- the tatC gene encoding twin-arginine translocase subunit TatC: protein MSPPSAPAEEEAQEGLTFTEHLEELRRRLIFTILGLVVGTALAFGFAEELFHLLMVPVLEALPEGQQELIYTSALEKFFVYLRVAVYAGLFLGAPNFLFQLWRFIAPGLYKNERRLVWPFVVFGTLMFLAGAVFCYLIVLPNALDFLINFGGAADWTRPMLSLKEQLSLVLMLELAFGVVFEIPLIIAFLAMIGLVDAAMLSRYRRHAAVAVCFLAAVITPTGDPFNLALMAIPMYVFYEVGIVLAWFLGRGAKKAEEEAGAE from the coding sequence GTGAGCCCCCCCTCGGCCCCGGCGGAGGAGGAGGCCCAGGAGGGCCTGACCTTCACCGAGCACCTCGAGGAGCTGCGGCGGCGGCTGATCTTCACCATCCTCGGGCTGGTCGTCGGGACGGCCCTGGCCTTCGGCTTCGCCGAGGAGCTCTTCCACCTGCTGATGGTGCCGGTCCTCGAGGCCCTGCCCGAGGGGCAGCAGGAGCTCATCTACACCTCGGCCCTCGAGAAGTTCTTCGTCTACCTGAGGGTGGCGGTCTACGCCGGGCTCTTCCTCGGCGCGCCCAACTTCCTCTTCCAGCTCTGGCGCTTCATCGCGCCCGGCCTCTACAAGAACGAGCGGCGCCTGGTCTGGCCCTTCGTGGTCTTCGGCACGCTCATGTTCCTGGCGGGCGCGGTCTTCTGCTACCTGATCGTGCTGCCCAACGCCCTCGACTTCCTCATCAACTTCGGCGGCGCCGCGGACTGGACCCGGCCGATGCTCTCCCTGAAGGAGCAGCTCTCGCTGGTGCTGATGCTGGAGCTCGCCTTCGGGGTGGTCTTCGAGATCCCCCTCATCATCGCCTTCCTGGCGATGATCGGGCTGGTCGACGCCGCGATGCTCTCCCGCTACCGGCGCCACGCGGCGGTGGCGGTCTGCTTCCTGGCCGCCGTGATCACCCCCACCGGCGATCCCTTCAACCTCGCCCTGATGGCGATCCCCATGTACGTCTTCTACGAGGTGGGGATCGTGCTGGCCTGGTTCCTGGGCCGGGGCGCGAAGAAGGCCGAAGAAGAGGCGGGGGCCGAGTAG
- a CDS encoding twin-arginine translocase TatA/TatE family subunit, with amino-acid sequence MFGLQFSEIVIVLIVALILLGPKQLPQIARSVGRGLKEVRRAGQDLRETWEAEVEQTAGPELRALKNLRDPGALVDAAWGESEKSEKSEKGEKAADAGATGADEAPDEAGGEEKKAEEEA; translated from the coding sequence GTGTTCGGCCTGCAGTTCTCCGAGATCGTGATCGTCCTGATCGTGGCCCTGATCCTCCTGGGACCCAAGCAGCTGCCCCAGATCGCGAGGTCGGTGGGCCGCGGGCTCAAGGAGGTGCGCCGCGCGGGTCAGGATCTGCGCGAGACCTGGGAGGCCGAGGTGGAGCAGACGGCCGGTCCGGAGCTGCGCGCGCTGAAGAACCTGCGCGATCCCGGCGCCCTGGTCGACGCCGCCTGGGGCGAGAGCGAGAAGAGCGAGAAGAGCGAGAAGGGCGAGAAGGCAGCGGACGCCGGAGCCACGGGGGCCGACGAGGCCCCGGACGAGGCCGGCGGTGAGGAGAAGAAGGCGGAGGAGGAGGCGTGA
- the aat gene encoding leucyl/phenylalanyl-tRNA--protein transferase, which yields MPVFRLPPEPVFPPADLADPSGLLAVGGDLSLERLVAAYAAGIFPWYSEGEPILWHSPDPRFVLELDDLRVSRSLRKSRRRHEVTFDTAFRQVIDACASVPRPGQGGTWITREMREAYIGLHDHGLAHSVEAWREGELVGGIYGVSLGAAFFGESMFHRRRDASKVALWALVERLREWSFELLDCQVYTPHLASLGACEWPRARFLEVLEGALSRPTRGGRWSG from the coding sequence ATGCCCGTCTTCCGCCTGCCCCCCGAGCCCGTCTTCCCCCCGGCCGACCTGGCCGATCCCTCGGGCCTCCTCGCCGTGGGGGGCGACCTCTCCCTCGAGCGGCTGGTGGCGGCCTACGCGGCCGGCATCTTCCCCTGGTACTCGGAGGGAGAGCCGATCCTCTGGCACAGCCCCGATCCTCGCTTCGTGCTGGAGCTGGACGACCTGCGAGTCAGCCGCAGCCTGCGAAAGTCCCGCCGCCGCCACGAGGTCACCTTCGACACGGCCTTCCGCCAGGTGATCGACGCCTGCGCCTCGGTGCCGCGGCCCGGGCAGGGCGGGACCTGGATCACCCGCGAGATGAGGGAGGCCTACATCGGCCTACACGATCACGGGCTGGCCCACTCGGTGGAGGCCTGGCGCGAGGGCGAGCTGGTCGGGGGGATCTATGGTGTCTCCCTCGGGGCCGCCTTCTTCGGCGAGTCGATGTTCCACCGGCGGCGCGACGCCTCGAAGGTCGCGCTCTGGGCGCTGGTCGAGCGCCTGCGCGAGTGGTCCTTCGAGCTGCTGGATTGTCAGGTCTACACCCCCCATCTGGCCTCCCTCGGGGCCTGCGAGTGGCCGCGGGCCCGCTTCCTCGAGGTGCTCGAGGGGGCGCTCTCGCGACCCACGCGCGGGGGCCGCTGGTCGGGTTGA
- a CDS encoding carboxypeptidase regulatory-like domain-containing protein, with amino-acid sequence MRRCLGILAFGLCLTASPIFAQTISGSVQDETGTGLTGIEINLWQTNAKGAWIDVGTVTSGAAGAYTFNGLSNGVYKVSARVPSTIGDTDTRARRMDKWYDVAAPTNNGFTLSTADEITLTPASPSRSSVVIPMAKGWGFESDIAFGTTTLANKWLRAELRGDFEQHNETVSRNNVGAFDTGWRGDFHFRGLQPTTASFAAEHRVITYDPAGIYEPTLVVTPTLGGSANSILAIPQVSVAQFSAVPDPNEPNQDLTLGQYTAVNEATIRAGNAWTSTGALIIPGDVDWYCWSALPGERYVITTSTAQWLDPTSGACCTDQLDGELRYSPWLDPMIRLFRNGTTVVTEDDDSAAAGPLDAMIDTGEIGSSADYCIIVSTYGDSTFSGTGQGTYGRYELEVVMGNRRPTSSITDSIGNTVNDGDGRAVNEGGTFTLNIQTTDPDGDTPTVDVTIVDGSGTDMGGSYNPANGAWVWVAGQGDAGSYTITISVCDAEVCTTTVVNLTVNAVNIIPSTPVQVDPADGAMVATATPTLTVDNAIDPDPDTITYDFQLYYYTNPGPTPTVTPDQEISGVTEGGGGQTSWVPAGIPENTLVFWRVRAWDGYDANSYSPWSGYFDFFVNVVNDPPVAPVLTKPAEGEIVVTRSPTIEVNNTTDPEGDAIDIYFEVATDDTFATIVQTSPAVAQSAVGTFTAWVDPAVLLDWGTSYAARAYAMDSNGAQSAYSNTNHFRLTDNQPPSAVSLESPFSAAACADLVVAVTPTSITVSNSVDPEAEAVTLDLEIYDFAATPGVDTPVISVVDYPQDAAGSGTVIPIDSTQLAEDSHYRVRARASDGLADTAWAECDMWINTSNSAPSAISILSPSSGTSFPSDTQSVTVTVQNASDAEGGMPGSSLSIVLCASADSAFGDCDNSPTNWQAEPSIADPAQTTDILVTQLADGTLLGPDMTVYVQACALDDQDECGPTDSTDFIIEAGIVDLCANVQCTAPQTCDPATGNCVSGGTDGGTTDGGGTADGGGTADGGGGGGEGTGCCGGDTAHGGRSGLALAAIFGLLALWTTRRRS; translated from the coding sequence GTGCGCCGTTGCCTCGGGATCCTGGCCTTTGGGCTCTGCCTCACGGCAAGCCCGATCTTCGCCCAGACCATCTCCGGTAGCGTCCAGGACGAGACCGGGACCGGTCTCACGGGCATCGAGATCAACCTCTGGCAGACCAACGCCAAGGGGGCCTGGATCGACGTCGGCACCGTGACCTCTGGCGCCGCCGGCGCCTACACCTTCAACGGCCTCTCCAACGGCGTCTACAAGGTGTCCGCCCGGGTGCCCAGCACCATCGGTGACACCGACACCCGCGCCCGGCGGATGGACAAGTGGTACGACGTGGCCGCGCCGACCAACAACGGCTTCACGCTGTCGACGGCGGACGAGATCACCCTCACGCCGGCCTCTCCGAGCCGCTCCAGCGTCGTCATCCCGATGGCCAAGGGCTGGGGCTTCGAGAGCGACATCGCCTTCGGCACCACCACCCTGGCCAACAAGTGGCTGCGGGCGGAGCTGCGCGGCGACTTCGAGCAGCACAACGAGACGGTCTCGCGGAACAACGTGGGGGCGTTCGACACCGGCTGGCGCGGTGACTTCCACTTCCGCGGCCTCCAGCCGACCACGGCGAGCTTCGCCGCCGAGCACCGGGTCATCACCTACGATCCGGCAGGCATCTACGAGCCGACCCTGGTCGTGACCCCGACCCTCGGCGGCTCCGCGAACTCCATCCTCGCCATCCCCCAGGTGTCGGTGGCGCAGTTCTCCGCCGTCCCCGACCCGAACGAGCCCAACCAGGACCTCACCCTCGGCCAGTACACCGCGGTGAACGAGGCGACCATCCGGGCCGGCAACGCCTGGACCAGCACCGGCGCCCTGATCATCCCGGGCGACGTCGACTGGTACTGCTGGTCGGCCCTGCCGGGCGAGCGCTACGTGATCACGACCTCGACGGCGCAGTGGCTCGACCCGACCTCCGGCGCGTGCTGCACCGATCAGCTGGATGGCGAGCTGCGCTACAGCCCCTGGCTCGACCCGATGATCCGGCTCTTCCGCAACGGCACCACGGTCGTGACCGAGGACGACGACTCCGCGGCGGCCGGCCCCCTCGACGCCATGATCGATACCGGTGAGATCGGCAGCAGCGCCGACTACTGCATCATCGTCTCCACCTACGGCGACAGCACCTTCTCGGGCACGGGCCAGGGCACCTACGGGCGCTACGAGCTCGAGGTCGTGATGGGCAACCGCCGCCCCACGAGCAGCATCACCGACTCGATCGGCAACACCGTGAACGACGGCGACGGCCGCGCGGTCAACGAGGGTGGCACCTTCACCCTCAACATCCAGACCACCGATCCCGACGGTGACACCCCGACCGTCGACGTGACCATCGTCGATGGCTCCGGCACCGACATGGGTGGCAGCTACAACCCCGCCAACGGCGCCTGGGTCTGGGTCGCCGGCCAGGGCGACGCCGGCTCCTACACGATCACCATCTCGGTGTGTGACGCCGAGGTCTGCACGACCACCGTCGTGAACCTCACCGTCAACGCGGTGAACATCATCCCCAGCACCCCGGTGCAGGTCGATCCGGCCGACGGCGCGATGGTCGCCACCGCGACCCCGACCCTGACCGTGGACAACGCGATCGATCCCGACCCGGACACGATCACCTACGACTTCCAGCTCTACTACTACACCAATCCGGGCCCGACCCCGACGGTGACCCCCGATCAGGAGATCTCCGGCGTCACCGAGGGCGGCGGCGGGCAGACCAGCTGGGTCCCCGCGGGCATCCCCGAGAACACCCTCGTCTTCTGGCGGGTCCGGGCCTGGGACGGCTACGACGCCAACAGCTACTCGCCCTGGTCGGGCTACTTCGACTTCTTCGTGAACGTCGTCAACGACCCGCCGGTCGCGCCGGTGCTCACCAAGCCCGCCGAGGGCGAGATCGTCGTCACCCGGTCCCCGACCATCGAGGTGAACAACACCACCGATCCCGAGGGTGATGCCATCGACATCTACTTCGAGGTCGCCACCGACGACACCTTCGCGACCATCGTCCAGACCTCGCCGGCCGTGGCCCAGTCCGCCGTGGGCACCTTCACCGCCTGGGTGGACCCGGCCGTGCTCCTCGACTGGGGCACCTCCTACGCCGCGCGGGCCTACGCGATGGACTCCAACGGTGCCCAGAGCGCCTACAGCAACACCAACCACTTCCGGTTGACCGACAACCAGCCTCCCTCGGCCGTCAGCCTCGAGTCGCCCTTCTCGGCGGCCGCCTGCGCCGACCTGGTGGTCGCGGTGACCCCGACCAGCATCACGGTGAGCAACTCGGTCGATCCCGAGGCCGAGGCCGTCACCCTCGATCTCGAGATCTACGACTTCGCCGCCACCCCGGGCGTCGATACCCCCGTGATCTCCGTGGTCGACTACCCGCAGGACGCCGCGGGCTCCGGCACGGTCATCCCGATCGACAGCACCCAGCTCGCCGAGGACTCCCACTATCGCGTCCGGGCGCGGGCCTCCGACGGCCTCGCGGACACCGCCTGGGCCGAGTGCGACATGTGGATCAACACCTCGAACAGCGCGCCGAGCGCCATCTCGATCCTGAGCCCGAGCTCCGGGACCTCCTTCCCGAGCGACACCCAGTCGGTCACCGTCACCGTGCAGAACGCCAGCGACGCCGAGGGCGGGATGCCGGGCAGCAGCCTCTCCATCGTGCTCTGCGCCAGCGCCGACTCCGCCTTCGGTGACTGCGACAACTCCCCGACGAACTGGCAGGCCGAGCCCTCGATCGCCGATCCGGCCCAGACCACCGACATCTTGGTGACCCAGCTGGCCGACGGCACCCTCCTCGGTCCGGACATGACCGTCTACGTCCAGGCCTGCGCCCTCGACGATCAGGACGAGTGCGGCCCCACCGACTCGACCGACTTCATCATCGAGGCGGGCATCGTCGACCTCTGCGCCAACGTGCAGTGCACCGCGCCGCAGACCTGTGACCCGGCGACCGGCAACTGCGTCAGCGGCGGCACCGACGGCGGCACCACCGACGGCGGCGGCACCGCCGACGGCGGCGGCACCGCCGACGGCGGCGGCGGCGGCGGTGAGGGCACCGGCTGCTGCGGTGGCGACACCGCTCACGGCGGCCGCTCCGGCCTCGCCCTGGCGGCCATCTTCGGCCTGCTGGCCCTCTGGACCACGCGGCGCCGTAGCTAG